The genomic stretch AGGGGTAAGTGGTGCCCTGGCCCCTTGGGCCGGCAGGGCCCCTTGGCCCGGGCGCTGACAcggctgtccctgcaggatcACGGTGCTGGCCGGAGACACGATGCCCATCGATGTCTACTGCCACATCCCCATCATGTGCGAGGACAGGAGCCTCCCGTACGCATACGTCCCTTCCAAAACAGTGAGTGCCGGGGCTGGGCTCCTGCTGATGAGGAGCCCGGGCTGTGACCAGATCCTTCCTGGGGAGATGCAGATCCGGTGCCCGAGTAAAGAACTCGGTGCTTGTCCCTGACTAAGGCACAGAAGGGACAGGGGGGAAGTGTAGGAGTGGGATCACAAAActgtttcctgcagcagctccaggacagagccAGCACATCTTTGCCAGGCTTCTCTGAGGTGGCGTCGGCTCTTTTGTAGACAGGGAGGTGGAGGGGCAGGCGGTGTCTTTGGAGCTTCAGCCCTGGTgcagacagctctgcagacCCAGTCTGGGGAAGAATTATGGCACATGAGCCAGGTGCCAGTCCCTTCTGCCACCCCAGTTTGCAGCTTGTAGGAGACAAGCTGGGAAAAAGGTTCATGAACCCAGGAGGAGTGCAGAGGGCTTGGGGTGATGGGCTGGACAGGCAGAGCTTCCCTGCATTAAACCAGGGCCTGCAGTGAGCTGGTCCCGAGCTCTCACCTCGGACCTGGCACCCCATGGCCTCCCTCTGCTCCCGCAGGACCTGGGAGCTGCCGCCGGCTCCAAGCGCCCGACCTGTGTCATCATGATCAAGCCCCACGAGGAGTACCAGGAGGCCTACGACGAGTGCCTGGAGGAGGTGTTGGCCCTTCCCCTGCCGCTGTGAAGAGCCGGGCCCGGGCTGTGCcctgcggggccggggcaggtccctgtccctctgcccgGGGGCTGTTTCCGGGGACTCTGCCGAGAGGACTGAAGGGGGGATGCTGAGCACTGTGGGGTGAATAAAGGTGGCTGTGGGTTTGTACAGCGTGGTCCTGGTGCTCGGGACGAGGGCTGGGGGGGTTCCACGGCTGG from Poecile atricapillus isolate bPoeAtr1 chromosome 13, bPoeAtr1.hap1, whole genome shotgun sequence encodes the following:
- the NHP2 gene encoding H/ACA ribonucleoprotein complex subunit 2, which produces MAREKPEEAAEAEAAPELSYREQLDFLNPIAQPLASRKLTRKLLKCIRKATKQKQVRRGVKEVQKFINKGEKGITVLAGDTMPIDVYCHIPIMCEDRSLPYAYVPSKTDLGAAAGSKRPTCVIMIKPHEEYQEAYDECLEEVLALPLPL